GTCGATCTGGTTTTGCATCCACTTGTAGAAGCCTTCAACCGACAGCTCGTAGGCGTTCTCGTCGAAGTTGCGGAAGTAGCCCAAGCCCACCTGGTCGGAAACCTGCGGCTTCACGTAGGCCGATGCGGAGAACCATACATCCAGCGGCGAGCCGGCTGCCGAGTTCGAGGCCAGCTGCAGGTACTGGCGCGTGCGGCTGTAGGCCGCCTTTATCGACGAGGTCTCGTCGAGGCGGTAGTTGGCGCTAAAGCGGGGCTCCAGCCCAAACGACGAGTGGTAGATGCTCCCCTTGCCGTGCGATACGGTATCGGTTACCTCGAAGCTCTTGTTGATGGTGTAGGTCGATCCTGGGCCCATGTTGTGGAACGACGATAGGCGTAACCCGTAGATAAGCGTTAGCTTCTCGCCGAGCTTCTGCTCGTCCTGCAGGTAAACCGCATTTTCGATGGCGCGGCTGTCGGTGGTCTGGAAGTCGCTCTTCTTGCCATCCACCTTAAACATGCCGGGTTGGATGAAGTGCAGCGTGCTGGCCAAGCCAAACTTGATGGTGTTGTTAGCCCCTTGGTAGAGCGTAAAGTCGTACTTCAGCCCAACATCCTCGAGGTTGGAGCGCCACTTAAAGGTTGGCTTGGCGTTCGAGTTGCCGAGGTTGTACTGGTAGTTGGAGTAGATAAGGGTAAGGTTAGAGAACAGCTTGCTGCTGAAAACGTGGTTCCAGCGGGTGGTTACCGTGGCGTTTCCCCAGCTGAACGAGAAGTCTTTCCCAAAGCCGGCAAAGTCGCGGCCGAAGTAGGCCGAAACGAACACCCGGTTGTTGGCGTTGATGTCGTAGTTGGCCTTGGCGTTTACGTCGTAGAAGTAAAGCTGGTTCTGGCGCATCATCGAGTCCTTGGATAGCTTCAGGAACATGTCGGCATACGTTCTGCGCGCCGAGATGATGAACGACCCCTTATCCTTCTTGATGGGCCCTTCGACGGTAAGGCGGCTGGAGATAACCCCGATACCCCCGTTAACGTGGTACTCCTTTCGGTTGCCATCCTTCATGCGGATGTCTAGCAGCGAGGAAAGCCTTCCGCCGTTTGACGCCGGGATATCGCCCTTGTAGAGCGTTGCATCCTTAATGGCATCGGAGTTGAACACCGAGAAGAAGCCCATAAGGTGCGATGCGTTGTAAACGGGAGCCTCATCGAGCAGGATAAGGTTCTGGTCGGTTGATCCTCCGCGAACGGAGAACCCGCTCGATCCCTCGCTGGCCGTTTGAACGCCCGGCATCAGCTGAATCGACTTCATGATGTCCGATTCGCCCATTAGCACGGGTAGCGTACTCAGCTTGCGGGGGTCAATCTTGGCCATCCCCATTTGGGTGCGGCTTACGTTTTCGTCCTTGCGGGTGCTGGTTACAATAACCTGCTCCATCTGTACGTTCTCGCTTTCCAGTTCCTCGTTGAGTACGGTATTGGCGTTGAGGTTAACCTTCTTCTCCGTTCGGTTGTAGCCCACAAATGTGATGGTTACGGTATACTCGCCCTTAGGCAGCGATATGGAGTAAAAGCCGTAGGGGTTGGTTACAATTCCCTGTTTAGTTTCTTTGATGTAAACGGTAGCGCCGATGAGCGTCTCCCCGTTCTTCTTGTCCTTGAGGTAGCCGCTTAGCGTATAGCGGCTTTGCGCGCTTAGTTGCACAGAGGTGCCAATTAGCAGCAGCAGTAAAGAAACGTACCTAATGTAATACATGGGTTTGGTTTAAATAGTTATTCTTTTGCAAAGGTTGCATCATTGTTTCCATATCCCAAGAAAATATCGATGAAAGGCAGGAACTAGGCGATAAACAACCAAGACGCTTGCTGTCGGGGGCGCCATCTGCGCTTGGCGAGGCCAGGTTTGCGCCGATGCATCCCTGTATTGGGTTCGCCGTTTTCCGGTGGAACCGATACAATCCAGTAGGTGCTTCATCCTCCCTCATGCGAATAGCTTATACCCCTGTAACTCCTCGCGAATAACCCATAGTGCGTGCAGCCTAAGCTAAGCTGCTCAAAATCTAAATCTAGCCTCTCCCATCTTGCATTATAATTCCTATCTTTCGCCCCAAAAGAAGACTACTTTTCGAGATGGCCAATTTTAAGCAAGATTTACGTAAGGTAAAGGCGTTTGCCTTTGATGTTGATGGAGTTTTTACCGATGGCTCGGTGTTTATCCATCCCAGCGGCGAGATGCTTCGGGTTCAAAATACGCGCGATGGTTATGCCGTTCAGCTGGCGGTGAAGCTGGGCTTCCCAGTTGCCATAATTTCCGGTGGAAATGGCGAGTCGATGCGCCCAAGGTTTAAAAGCCTCGGGGTAACCGATATCTACCTTGGCTCGCACGATAAGATGGACGATTTCACCGATTTCTGCTTTAAGTACGATCTGAAGCCCGAAGAGGTGCTTTACATGGGCGATGATATCCCCGACATGGCGGTGATGCAGAAGGTGGGTATGCCTACCTGTCCTGCCGACGCTGCTCCCGAGATCAAAGAAATAGCACGCTACATCTCCGATTGCCCTGGTGGAAAGGGCTGCGTGCGCGATGTTATCGAGCAGGTACTCCGTCTGAATGGCAAATGGCTAACCAATACTACCTCCAATGTACAATCTATTTAAGCTAATCCGCCTGAACAACCTGGTGATGATCGCCATCACCCAGTACCTAGTTCGCTTTTGCATCATCGCTCCAATTCTTAACATCAAGGGGCTATCGCTACAGATGTCGGAGTTTTGGTTTGCCATGTTGGTGCTGGCTACGGTGCTGCTTGCTGCCGGAGGGTACGCCATTAACGACTACTTCGATACCAAAACTGATGCCATAAACAGGCCTAAGCGTGTCTTGGTTGGTAAAAAGTTCACTCGCCAGTTTGCCATTAAGCTGCACTTTACGCTTAGCACCATTGGTTCGCTGCTTGGCATTGCAGCATCCTTCTACGTGGGTGCTTGGCACTATGCGCTAATCTTTCCGCTGGTTGGAGGTCTGCTTTGGTTTTACTCTACAACCTATAAGGCGCAGCTGCTTATCGGGAACATTATTATTGCGCTAATGGCGGCAATGGTTCCGCTCATTGTGCTGATGTTTGAGTTTGCCCGAATAACCAAGACTATCCTTATCGTAATCCAGCAAAATCAGATAAACCTTAATGCCATTGCCTACTGGGTGATTGGATTCTCCTTTTTTGCCTTCATCACCACGTTTATTCGCGAGGTGGTTAAGGATATGGAGGATTTCGAAGGCGATCTTGAAACCGGTCGCAACACCATCCCTGTGGCTTACGGAATAAAGAGCGCTAAGGTGGTTGCTGCTATCTGTATTGTTCTTGAGATGGTGTTCATCTACTATATTTACTGGCGATACCTGTCGGTGCTACCTTCCGGCAAGCTCGATTGGCTTTCGTTGGTATATATCACCATTACCCTTGCCATTCCTTTTGTAGTTCTACTCTTTAGGGTGGTGATGGCAAGTAAGGTCGCTCATTATAAGCTGGCAAGTTTGCTGGTGAAGCTCATAATGCTTGCAGGCGTGTTTTATACGGGTGTATTCTACATTGTCCTAAACAAGGTATACCAATTCTAAAGGATTTTTGCGGCTAATTTTGTTGGGTGCAGGGCGTATTGCTCTGCATCTTTCGGTATGCCGCCTTATTTTTTAATACGGGCTGTAGATGAACAGCCCATTGCTATCGACTAAACTGCTATGCTTCGTAAAAAGAGGGAACATCCAAAGGAAAAGGCTAAACTGCATCCACGAAATCGGCATCGCGAGCGCTACGACTTTGAGCTGCTGGTGGCAAGCTGCCCGGAGCTAGCCCCGTTTGTTAGGATCAACGAGTACAACGACCAATCGGTAGACTTCTTTGATCCCGATGCGGTAAAGATGCTCAACAAGGCGCTGCTAGTGCACTTCTACGACATTAATAGCTGGGATATCCCTCAAGGCTACCTTTGCCCGCCAATACCAGGCCGGGCTGACTACATCCATCATATTGCCGACTTGCTGGCGAACTGCAATGGGGGAGAGGTGCCGTCTGGAAGTAAGCTTGTGTGCCTAGATGTTGGCGTTGGTGCTAACTGCATTTACCCAATTATTGGGCGTAAAGAGTATGGCTGGGCGTTTATTGGTGCCGATGTCGATCCCGTCTCTGTAGCTTCGGCTAAAGGCATTGTTTCGCAAAATCCTTGCCTAGAGGGTTGGGTGGATATCCGGTTGCAGCCTAACGCAAGCAGCTTCTTTCGGGGAATTATTCGTGCTGATGAGCGGGTCGATCTTACCATCTGTAACCCACCTTTTCATGCATCGATGGCCGACGCTCAGGCAGGCTCTATTCGCAAGCTGCGAAACTTGGGGAAGAAAGGGGGTGCCAAGCCAACCTTAAACTTTGGAGGGCAGAGCAACGAGCTGTGGTGCGATGGCGGTGAAGAGCGCTTCGTTCGCAGCATGATAAGTCAGAGCAGGCAGTATGCCTCCTCCTGTTTATGGTTCTCAACCCTAGTCTCGAAGGAGTCGAATTTGCCTAGCGTATACCATGCACTACGAAAGGTGGAGGCGGTTGAGGTTACTACCATTCCCATGGGGCAGGGTAATAAAATAACGCGTATCGTTGCTTGGACATTTCTTTCCCGCGAGCAGCAGCAAAGTTGGGCTGCCGAAAGGTGGTAAGCCGCTAGCATTATGTATAGCAAGCAGACACTAATAAATTTAGAACAATGAATTGGCTGATACTTGTAGTTGCCGGACTGTTTGAGGTTGGCTTTGCAACCTGCCTTGGCAAGGCAAACGAAACCGTTGGGCTTATTTCGAAGCTGTGGTTTGGAGGCTTTTTGCTCTGCCTTTCGCTGAGCATGCTGCTGCTTTTGCAGGCTACCAAAACGCTACCTATAGGAACCGCTTACGGTGTTTGGACTGGTGTAGGTGCCGTTGGCTCCGTTCTTGTTGGCATCTTCTACTTCAACGAGCCCGCAACCTTTTGGAGGGTGTTTTTCCTAACCACCCTTATCATTTCGATAGTTGGGCTGAAGGTTGTATCAAATTAGGTCGTCAGTAATTTTGCATAGGTAAGACTAAATAGAAAGCCCGCAGAGCCGCTGCTACTTGGCGGGCTTTCTAGCAGATGGCTATGAACGTGTATTGTATGTTTTTTTTGTGTTGTTATATTCGATAAATGGGAATGCTTACTCTATAAATCAACCTCTCTATTATTATGCATTCGCGCTGCAACCAAGTGTAATGAGTAGTAAGCCATATGACATGGTGTAACCCCAATTTTTCCGATCATCCTTTTTCCCGATTTGCAAAAAAAGCACCCCTAAGGGTGCCTTCAAAGAAAATGTTAGCTCATGACACAAAAGGTGCATCACTGCACGAATATTGTAAATATCTCGCTAAGGTTTATCTTTCCGTTGGTTCCTACGTATCCAGCCCTAACGGCCTGTTGAGTTCCAGGAGTTAGCCCTGTTATGATGGCTGTATGCTTGGTGGATAGAACGTTGTTCCACTCTTTTATGTTAGCAGATGCTGGCATTGGAGCATGGTAGATGCAGTACACCCTGGTATTCTTCTGTACAGGAACCTCTACAATAATTTCGCCATGAGCCATACCTGACTTTAGCTTTAAGCTTGTAGGGGCTGGGAATTCAGGATAGCTTTCGGCCTCTTTGCGAGTTGGAAATCCCGAAGACTTTAAAATCATAAGATTGCCTTCTGCCTGTTGGTTTACGATCTTGGCAATGGTTGAGGTTGTCTCTAGCAGCTTGGCCCGAGCAATATTCTTTGCGGAATATTCAACCTTGCCCCCGTTTTCGCACTTCGCCTTTGCGTTGGTTAGCGCAATGATGTCGTTGTTATACGATTCAAGCTGTCCTTCTTTAAAGGTGAAGTACTTATTCCCCTTCAGATTGCTGTAAGTCGCATTTCCGATGTTAAGCAGCTCGTAATCCGAGCTGTTGTCGAAGAAAGTGTTGATGCTGTTCTTTTCCATATGCTAATGTTTTTTGAGTTTATGAAGGCATATTACGGCGACTTTAATTAAACTTCCACTAATACTTTACGATAAAATTTAAAAATAGTTAATTCACGGATGTTTTTTTATTTGGAAATAGTCAGGCTATAATGCTATGTTGAAGGTGTTATACTTCGAATACCCATTTATGGTAGTTCGTTTTGTTTCCTTTTTGCAGCATAAACGGTTGTTTTTTCTGAAACAATAGATGTTTCTACGCTGAAAACATTTATTGCTACAGCAAAAACATCTATTGCTGCACAGGAAATAAATATTTCTACGCTAAAAACAATTCTTTCTTTGCTGGAAACAACTATTTCTTCGTAAGAAACAAATCTTTCTTCGCTGGAAACAACTATTTCTACGTAAAAAACAAATCTTTCTTTGCTGGAAACAACCATTTCTACGCTAGAAATATCTCTTAATGGAAGAAGAAAATACCTTAAATATTATAGAAATGGATAATATAGAGTTGATATCTAGGTTTTTATTAATTTAGAGTGTTGTGTGTAATTGTTTTCTGTCTGTTTGTTGCATCTCCATTCATTAGGTGTCATATTATATTGGTAGAACCATTGTAAGTAGTTGTTCAATCTGTCTACTTCAACGCTTTCCCTAACTCCAATTATGCTATATTATTACTCCTATATGGTTTATGTTTGCGCTAATATTTACTGTCATACCTTGCTCTACAACAGCAACCGCTATAGCTATTTTACCTACTTTTGGATGGCTGAAAAAATGGGGGAGAAGTGCAGCCCTATATCAAGGCTTTAACCCGCAAAACAGGATATAATGCAAAAAAACGCAATAGGCGATAAGTTTAATATCATACTGGCTTCTAAGTCACCACGTCGCCGCCAGCTGCTAAGGGATGCTGGTTTCGAGTTTACCCTTGCCGACAGCTTCGAGGTTGAAGAGGTTTACCCCGATACCCTTGCTGCCGAGGAGGTGGCCGAATACCTCTCCAACCTAAAGGCTGATGCCTACCCCGTAGGCATAAAGGGTAACGAGGTACTCATAACCTCCGACACCGTGGTGGTTGCCGATGGCGAGGTAATGGGCAAACCCGCCGACTACGACGATGCCTTTAGAATGATACACAAGCTTTTGGGTAAGATGCATAAGGTTATTACGGCTGTTTGCATTCGCTCGGCCTCTAAAAAGCTATCTTTCTCCGACGAGTGCGACGTTTTCTTCGATGAGCTTTCGGATGAGGAAATAGACTTCTACCTCCGCCACTATAAGCCCTACGATAAGGCTGGCGCCTACGGTATTCAGGAGTGGATAGGCTACATTGGTATCTCCAGGATCGAAGGCTCCTTCTTCACCGTCATGGGATTCCCTATCCATAGGGTTTACCAGGAGCTGAAGAAAATGGAGTAGTTGATCCAAAACAGATATTCGGAGATACAGAGGGCACAGATATAGGCACAAGACGCAAGTATCAAGACACAAGATGAAGTATGAATAATTTAGTGCCCTTGGTGATATCCTTAGAGTTCTTTGTGGTAAATATAATCCGTGTAAATCCGTACAATCAGCAAAATCAGCGTTCGAAAACAACAATCAAAAACCATCAATATGAAAAAGCTGGCGATAAGCCTGCTGCTACTGGCAGCACTAGGAGGTAAGGTGCGTGCTGACGAGGGCATGTGGCTTCCCATCTTTGCCGAAAAGTACAACCTAAAGGCCATGCAGGCCAAAGGGTTTAAGCTGTCGGCTCAGGATATCTACAACGAGAACCAAAACTCCCTAAAGGAGGCTGTAGTAATCTTTGGTCGTGGCTGTACGGGCGAGATTATCTCAAAAAATGGATTGGTTATCACCAACCATCACTGCGGCTTCGACAACATCCAAAAGCATAGCAGCGTCGAACACGATTACCTGAAGGATGGCTTTTGGGCCTACACTGCCGAACAGGAACTTCCTAATCCTGGTCTTTCTGTTAAGATCCTAGTTCGTATGAAGGACGTTACCTCCGAGGCCTTGCAAGGGGTAAATGGCCAAATGTCGGAGAGCGAGCGTCAGAATATCATCCGAAAGAACAGTAAGGCCATTGTTGCAGAGGCAAAGAAAGGTAATGGTTACCTTGCTTCGGTTGAGGCCATGTTTTACGGCAACCAGTACATCCTTTTCGTGTACGAGGAGTATAAGGATGTTCGCTTGGTAGGTGCTCCACCATCAGCCATTGGCAAGTTCGGTGGTGATACCGACAACTGGATGTGGCCCCGCCACACTGGCGACTTCTCCATGTTCCGCATCTACGCCGACAAGAACAATCATCCTGCCGATTACTCGCCAAACAACGTCCCCTACACCCCCAAGCGCAGCCTAAAGGTATCGCTTAAGGGCATTAAGGAGAATGATTTTACCCTTGTATACGGCTATCCTGGCAGAACGCAGGAGTATTTGCCCGCTTCGTCGGTGCAGCTGATCACCGAGGTTAGCAATCCTAACAAGATACGCCTTCGCACCAAGCGTCTGGATATTCAGAATGCCGAAATGGTGAAAGATCCTGCCGTACGCATTAAGTACGCTGCTAAAAACGCCTACATTGCCAACGCCTGGAAGAAGTGGCAGGGCGAGCTAAAGGGGCTTATCCGCTTAAGAGCCGTTGAAAAAAAGAAGGAGTTTGAAGCCACCTTTACCACCTGGGCTAAAAATATCGGGAATGCCGATTACGCTTCGGTTATCGAAAAACTCGATGCCAACAACGAGGCTTCGAATCAGCTAACCGTTGCCAAGGACTTCCAAGCAGAGGCTCTTTATGCTATCGAAGCCGTTCGGTTTGCATCTTCATTCGATTCGCTGGTCGTCTACTCTAAGGCGAAGAATGCCGATGCTGCAAAGAT
This window of the uncultured Acetobacteroides sp. genome carries:
- a CDS encoding TonB-dependent receptor, coding for MYYIRYVSLLLLLIGTSVQLSAQSRYTLSGYLKDKKNGETLIGATVYIKETKQGIVTNPYGFYSISLPKGEYTVTITFVGYNRTEKKVNLNANTVLNEELESENVQMEQVIVTSTRKDENVSRTQMGMAKIDPRKLSTLPVLMGESDIMKSIQLMPGVQTASEGSSGFSVRGGSTDQNLILLDEAPVYNASHLMGFFSVFNSDAIKDATLYKGDIPASNGGRLSSLLDIRMKDGNRKEYHVNGGIGVISSRLTVEGPIKKDKGSFIISARRTYADMFLKLSKDSMMRQNQLYFYDVNAKANYDINANNRVFVSAYFGRDFAGFGKDFSFSWGNATVTTRWNHVFSSKLFSNLTLIYSNYQYNLGNSNAKPTFKWRSNLEDVGLKYDFTLYQGANNTIKFGLASTLHFIQPGMFKVDGKKSDFQTTDSRAIENAVYLQDEQKLGEKLTLIYGLRLSSFHNMGPGSTYTINKSFEVTDTVSHGKGSIYHSSFGLEPRFSANYRLDETSSIKAAYSRTRQYLQLASNSAAGSPLDVWFSASAYVKPQVSDQVGLGYFRNFDENAYELSVEGFYKWMQNQIDFKDNADLLLNNQLEKELRFGKAQSYGVEIFARKNTGNLTGWVSYTLSKATRKFADINQGKSYKANYDHPNNLNVTLSYKLTKRAELTSSWTYYSGTPITYPTMRFGYGNMNLPIYGDKNASRLPDYHRLDLSLTIKNKRKPGQRWESEWNFAVYNAYNRGNAYSVYFETDEKDQTKIKTYKMVMFPIIPSVTYNFKF
- a CDS encoding HAD-IIIA family hydrolase, with translation MANFKQDLRKVKAFAFDVDGVFTDGSVFIHPSGEMLRVQNTRDGYAVQLAVKLGFPVAIISGGNGESMRPRFKSLGVTDIYLGSHDKMDDFTDFCFKYDLKPEEVLYMGDDIPDMAVMQKVGMPTCPADAAPEIKEIARYISDCPGGKGCVRDVIEQVLRLNGKWLTNTTSNVQSI
- a CDS encoding geranylgeranylglycerol-phosphate geranylgeranyltransferase, producing the protein MYNLFKLIRLNNLVMIAITQYLVRFCIIAPILNIKGLSLQMSEFWFAMLVLATVLLAAGGYAINDYFDTKTDAINRPKRVLVGKKFTRQFAIKLHFTLSTIGSLLGIAASFYVGAWHYALIFPLVGGLLWFYSTTYKAQLLIGNIIIALMAAMVPLIVLMFEFARITKTILIVIQQNQINLNAIAYWVIGFSFFAFITTFIREVVKDMEDFEGDLETGRNTIPVAYGIKSAKVVAAICIVLEMVFIYYIYWRYLSVLPSGKLDWLSLVYITITLAIPFVVLLFRVVMASKVAHYKLASLLVKLIMLAGVFYTGVFYIVLNKVYQF
- the rlmF gene encoding 23S rRNA (adenine(1618)-N(6))-methyltransferase RlmF — encoded protein: MLRKKREHPKEKAKLHPRNRHRERYDFELLVASCPELAPFVRINEYNDQSVDFFDPDAVKMLNKALLVHFYDINSWDIPQGYLCPPIPGRADYIHHIADLLANCNGGEVPSGSKLVCLDVGVGANCIYPIIGRKEYGWAFIGADVDPVSVASAKGIVSQNPCLEGWVDIRLQPNASSFFRGIIRADERVDLTICNPPFHASMADAQAGSIRKLRNLGKKGGAKPTLNFGGQSNELWCDGGEERFVRSMISQSRQYASSCLWFSTLVSKESNLPSVYHALRKVEAVEVTTIPMGQGNKITRIVAWTFLSREQQQSWAAERW
- a CDS encoding multidrug efflux SMR transporter; amino-acid sequence: MNWLILVVAGLFEVGFATCLGKANETVGLISKLWFGGFLLCLSLSMLLLLQATKTLPIGTAYGVWTGVGAVGSVLVGIFYFNEPATFWRVFFLTTLIISIVGLKVVSN
- a CDS encoding Maf family nucleotide pyrophosphatase, whose product is MQKNAIGDKFNIILASKSPRRRQLLRDAGFEFTLADSFEVEEVYPDTLAAEEVAEYLSNLKADAYPVGIKGNEVLITSDTVVVADGEVMGKPADYDDAFRMIHKLLGKMHKVITAVCIRSASKKLSFSDECDVFFDELSDEEIDFYLRHYKPYDKAGAYGIQEWIGYIGISRIEGSFFTVMGFPIHRVYQELKKME
- a CDS encoding S46 family peptidase translates to MKKLAISLLLLAALGGKVRADEGMWLPIFAEKYNLKAMQAKGFKLSAQDIYNENQNSLKEAVVIFGRGCTGEIISKNGLVITNHHCGFDNIQKHSSVEHDYLKDGFWAYTAEQELPNPGLSVKILVRMKDVTSEALQGVNGQMSESERQNIIRKNSKAIVAEAKKGNGYLASVEAMFYGNQYILFVYEEYKDVRLVGAPPSAIGKFGGDTDNWMWPRHTGDFSMFRIYADKNNHPADYSPNNVPYTPKRSLKVSLKGIKENDFTLVYGYPGRTQEYLPASSVQLITEVSNPNKIRLRTKRLDIQNAEMVKDPAVRIKYAAKNAYIANAWKKWQGELKGLIRLRAVEKKKEFEATFTTWAKNIGNADYASVIEKLDANNEASNQLTVAKDFQAEALYAIEAVRFASSFDSLVVYSKAKNADAAKISKQIDKLKDIAEPYFKDYFMPIDQKTFVAMMEEFDANVPSQFMPAQVQSLKAKYKGFAAMAAKVYAKSVFTDKARFDAFVNGYTANQYKKVEADPLYMLVMSVRDMYKDAVDVPLAQLRNEQDLLLRTYMKGQMEYQPNKVFYPDANSTLRISYGKVEGYKPVDAVKYEYQSTIEGIMQKDNPNIYDYDVPTKLHELYAKKDYGRYAVNGTIPVAFTASNHTTGGNSGSPVLDGDGNLIGVNFDRCWEGTMSDIMYDPDQCRNIILDIRYAMFLIDKYAGAKRLVDEIDVVE